A region from the Leptospirillum ferriphilum ML-04 genome encodes:
- the lptB gene encoding LPS export ABC transporter ATP-binding protein, whose amino-acid sequence MSIEVQDLRKNYRKRWVVDGVSISVNQGEVVGLLGPNGAGKTTTFYMIVGLVRPDGGQILMDDQDISRYPMHVRARTGISYLPQESSIFRKLTVEENILAVLEYMDLSSEERQERLEKLLEELNIAHLAKNKAYTLSGGERRRVEVSRALATKPRYILLDEPFAGVDPIAVIEIQKIIAQLRQSNIGVLITDHNVRETLEITDRAYVINQGKILEEGTPRKIASSPKARAFYLGEKFTLNANVLEEEI is encoded by the coding sequence ATGTCCATCGAAGTCCAGGACCTTCGTAAAAACTATCGGAAAAGATGGGTCGTGGACGGGGTCAGCATCAGCGTGAACCAGGGAGAGGTCGTTGGTCTGCTTGGTCCGAACGGAGCCGGGAAAACAACAACTTTTTATATGATTGTTGGTCTTGTCCGGCCTGATGGCGGACAGATTCTGATGGATGACCAGGACATCTCCCGTTATCCGATGCATGTCCGGGCAAGGACCGGAATCAGTTACCTTCCCCAGGAATCCTCCATTTTTCGGAAGTTGACCGTGGAGGAGAATATTCTGGCAGTCCTTGAATATATGGACCTCTCCAGCGAAGAGCGTCAGGAACGACTCGAAAAACTGCTGGAAGAGCTGAATATCGCACACCTTGCAAAGAACAAGGCCTACACTCTCTCCGGAGGTGAACGGCGACGTGTTGAGGTCTCCCGGGCGCTCGCAACGAAACCGCGTTACATTCTGCTGGATGAGCCTTTTGCCGGAGTCGACCCGATTGCGGTGATTGAAATTCAGAAAATTATTGCCCAGCTCCGGCAAAGCAATATCGGCGTTCTCATCACGGACCATAACGTGCGGGAAACGCTTGAAATCACGGATCGGGCCTATGTGATCAACCAGGGCAAGATTCTGGAAGAAGGGACCCCCCGTAAAATTGCCTCCAGTCCAAAGGCACGGGCCTTCTACCTCGGAGAAAAGTTTACCCTCAATGCAAATGTCCTGGAGGAAGAAATTTGA
- the rpoN gene encoding RNA polymerase factor sigma-54: MIRQRLEIKLGQKMVMTPQLQQAIHLLMLAKLDLREEILQETQTNPLLELEEEGDWEDSVPESSIDHLPADSENRETVPEEETNPDPLMSWDYSLHEDMDDSGLYQEERSIREDPESDFSYEKVLAAPTTLEDHLIWQISFREMSPVEKELAHFLIGNINEDGYLAVSEEEIPESLRTDPEMFPRVLSWIQECDPPGVGARNLRECLMIQARMLHLEKTVVWSVLESQLDEFMEMKYKGIARALSVSVEDIQEAGKIIRKLEPKPGRPYFRDMAMPISPDVRFYDAGHGEIRVGLNEEGVPRLRIQSAYKSLLKTMEKKDKTREYIEEKLRSAMWFMKSIEQRKKTILRVAEAILRHQEDFFRRGPLGLKPLVLKTIAQDLGLHESTISRVTNQKYAETPFGIVELKFFFSGGLPSQSGSEHSSVSVREKIRDMVHGESKSAPLTDQEIMNRLGKEGIVIARRTVAKYRMELDIPPVNKRKQERAV; this comes from the coding sequence TTGATTCGCCAACGTCTGGAGATAAAGCTCGGCCAGAAGATGGTGATGACTCCCCAGCTCCAGCAGGCCATTCATCTTTTGATGCTTGCGAAGCTGGACCTGAGAGAGGAAATCCTGCAGGAAACCCAGACCAATCCACTTCTCGAACTGGAAGAAGAAGGCGATTGGGAGGATTCGGTTCCCGAAAGCTCGATCGATCACCTTCCAGCCGACAGCGAGAACCGCGAGACCGTTCCGGAAGAAGAGACGAATCCTGACCCGTTGATGAGCTGGGACTACTCCCTTCATGAAGACATGGACGACTCCGGGCTTTACCAGGAGGAACGCTCCATCCGGGAAGACCCGGAAAGCGATTTTTCCTATGAGAAGGTTCTGGCTGCTCCGACGACTCTGGAAGACCATCTCATCTGGCAGATTTCGTTTCGGGAGATGTCTCCGGTGGAGAAAGAGCTGGCACATTTTCTGATCGGAAACATCAATGAGGATGGTTATCTCGCTGTTTCGGAAGAGGAAATCCCCGAATCCCTGAGGACAGACCCCGAGATGTTTCCCCGTGTTCTCTCCTGGATCCAGGAGTGCGACCCTCCGGGCGTGGGGGCTCGAAACCTGAGGGAGTGTCTGATGATCCAGGCTCGTATGCTGCATCTTGAAAAGACGGTTGTCTGGTCTGTTCTGGAAAGCCAACTCGATGAGTTCATGGAAATGAAATACAAGGGAATTGCCAGGGCGCTTTCTGTTTCCGTGGAGGATATTCAGGAAGCGGGAAAAATCATTCGAAAGCTGGAGCCCAAACCGGGGCGACCCTATTTTCGGGATATGGCGATGCCCATCTCTCCCGATGTCCGGTTTTATGATGCCGGACATGGAGAAATTCGTGTGGGTCTGAATGAAGAGGGGGTACCGAGGTTAAGAATTCAATCGGCTTATAAGTCTCTTCTCAAAACGATGGAAAAAAAGGATAAGACACGGGAGTATATTGAAGAAAAGCTGCGATCGGCGATGTGGTTTATGAAGTCAATTGAGCAGCGAAAGAAAACGATTTTACGGGTTGCGGAAGCAATTTTGCGCCACCAGGAGGATTTTTTTCGTCGGGGGCCGCTTGGCCTCAAGCCACTTGTGCTGAAAACGATTGCGCAGGATCTCGGGTTGCATGAGTCGACGATTTCCCGGGTTACGAACCAGAAATATGCCGAAACCCCTTTCGGCATTGTGGAACTCAAGTTCTTTTTTTCCGGAGGGTTGCCGTCTCAGTCCGGGTCGGAACATTCGTCTGTCAGTGTAAGGGAAAAAATTCGCGACATGGTTCATGGAGAGTCCAAGAGTGCGCCACTGACGGATCAGGAAATCATGAACCGTCTGGGGAAGGAAGGGATCGTCATTGCCAGGAGGACTGTCGCCAAGTACCGGATGGAACTCGATATTCCCCCGGTCAACAAGCGCAAGCAGGAACGCGCGGTATGA
- the hpf gene encoding ribosome hibernation-promoting factor, HPF/YfiA family, which produces MQITLTGRHMEITEAIRAKVQEKMELLDRVAPENCRADVILGVEKFRQKVEVTLHANGRLIHAESVTNDLYASLDLAVDKLERQLVRFKEKIRHGHATNGQSGKPTMESVSADNGKPLPSLVKTKRFPVKPMSLDDAILQMELLDKDFFLYTDVASESLRVLYRRRDGSLGQIQPE; this is translated from the coding sequence ATGCAAATTACCCTGACAGGACGACACATGGAGATTACCGAAGCCATTCGGGCAAAAGTTCAGGAAAAAATGGAGCTGCTGGACAGGGTGGCCCCGGAAAACTGCCGTGCCGATGTGATTCTGGGGGTTGAGAAATTTCGACAGAAAGTTGAAGTGACACTGCATGCCAACGGACGTCTGATTCATGCCGAATCGGTGACGAACGACCTTTATGCGTCCCTGGATCTGGCGGTCGATAAGCTGGAGAGGCAGCTGGTGCGGTTTAAGGAAAAGATTCGTCACGGGCACGCGACGAATGGCCAATCCGGGAAACCCACCATGGAGAGTGTTTCGGCAGACAACGGGAAGCCATTACCATCACTGGTCAAGACAAAACGTTTTCCGGTCAAACCCATGTCACTTGATGATGCCATTCTGCAGATGGAGCTTCTCGACAAGGATTTTTTCCTTTACACCGATGTGGCTTCCGAATCCCTGAGGGTCCTTTATCGACGAAGGGATGGAAGTCTGGGACAGATTCAGCCCGAGTAA
- the rapZ gene encoding RNase adapter RapZ, translating into MARTRILFVSGLSGAGKSHAIRALEDLGYFCVDNLPPPLLPTFSDLVTHHVPEMSHVAIGVDIREREFLDLFLRFFDEFRLEHANVELVFLDADDNELVRRFSETRRPHPLLRGEGTPVIEAIREEREKLAKLRERADRIVATTDLKVSELKSILKKYYGKGEKEEQFKLFLMSFGFKYGLPIDCDLVLDVRFLPNPNYVPDLKPLTGLDKPVRDMVFSQGGEGFVRQTEEYLSYLLPQYVEEGRSFLTLGIGCTGGRHRSVAITEILKNKFVSRGYEIRVIHRDIEK; encoded by the coding sequence GTGGCCAGAACCCGGATACTCTTTGTCAGCGGGCTTTCGGGCGCCGGGAAAAGCCATGCGATCCGGGCTCTGGAAGATTTGGGATATTTTTGTGTCGACAACCTTCCTCCGCCCCTCCTGCCGACGTTTTCCGACCTTGTTACGCATCATGTGCCGGAAATGTCTCATGTTGCGATCGGGGTGGATATTCGGGAACGGGAGTTTCTTGACCTGTTCCTTCGTTTTTTTGACGAGTTCCGTTTGGAACATGCCAATGTGGAGCTTGTCTTTCTGGATGCCGATGACAACGAGCTCGTCCGGCGTTTTTCGGAGACCCGACGACCTCATCCTCTTCTGAGAGGAGAGGGGACTCCGGTGATCGAAGCCATCCGGGAAGAGAGGGAAAAGCTCGCCAAGCTCCGAGAACGGGCGGACCGGATCGTCGCGACGACCGACCTGAAGGTTTCAGAGCTCAAGTCGATCCTCAAGAAGTATTATGGCAAGGGGGAAAAAGAGGAGCAGTTCAAGCTGTTTCTGATGTCTTTCGGTTTCAAGTATGGGCTCCCCATTGACTGCGACCTGGTTCTGGATGTCCGGTTTCTGCCAAACCCCAACTATGTTCCGGATCTGAAACCGCTCACCGGTCTGGACAAACCGGTGCGGGACATGGTGTTCTCCCAGGGAGGAGAGGGATTTGTCCGGCAGACCGAGGAATACCTTTCCTATCTTTTGCCGCAGTATGTTGAGGAAGGAAGAAGTTTTCTGACCCTTGGGATCGGATGCACGGGAGGACGGCATCGTTCTGTAGCCATCACGGAAATCCTGAAAAACAAATTTGTCTCCCGGGGATACGAAATACGGGTCATCCACCGGGACATTGAAAAATAA
- the aroC gene encoding chorismate synthase → MIRFVTAGESHGPALIGIIEGLPAGMDLSAEMLANDMIRRKMGYGRGGRMKIESDEVRFLSGVRRGKTLGSPVTVMIENRDFRNWEDDMDPAPREGTPGRGVFTPRPGHADYAGAVKYFHRDLRNVLERASARETATRVALGGIARQYLRLFGIEVASFVLRIGPSEIPEDQLPSLSMPLEELRQKVLLSEVFCPVPDCEKDMIEAIRSAKKAGDTLGGIFEVRTNPLPVGLGSYVQWDSRLDGEMARALMSIQAIKGVEVGLGFESARRPGSFVHDPFVPGSLSGRLERTRNHAGGLEGGVTNGQALWVRAAMKPISTLYSPLPSVDIRDGTPAPASVERSDICAVPAASVVGEAMVCLTLARAASEKFGGDSVEEVLAHYQATSSLKREWENRSERNDR, encoded by the coding sequence ATGATACGTTTTGTGACTGCCGGTGAATCTCACGGTCCGGCCCTGATCGGGATTATTGAAGGGTTGCCCGCGGGGATGGACTTGTCGGCAGAAATGCTGGCCAACGATATGATCCGGAGAAAAATGGGGTATGGCCGGGGCGGTCGCATGAAGATCGAGTCGGACGAGGTCCGGTTTCTGTCCGGGGTTCGTCGAGGAAAGACGTTGGGCTCCCCCGTGACCGTCATGATCGAAAATCGGGACTTCCGAAACTGGGAGGACGATATGGATCCGGCCCCCCGGGAAGGGACTCCTGGACGCGGGGTGTTTACTCCTCGCCCGGGCCATGCGGATTATGCCGGAGCCGTCAAATACTTTCATCGGGATCTGCGCAATGTCCTTGAACGGGCAAGTGCCCGGGAAACGGCGACCCGCGTCGCTCTTGGCGGTATTGCCCGACAATACCTCCGACTTTTCGGGATTGAAGTTGCGTCTTTTGTCCTGCGAATTGGCCCTTCGGAGATTCCGGAGGACCAACTCCCCTCCTTGTCGATGCCGCTGGAGGAGTTGCGCCAGAAGGTTCTTCTGTCCGAAGTGTTTTGTCCGGTTCCGGACTGTGAAAAAGACATGATCGAGGCGATTCGTTCTGCAAAAAAAGCAGGCGATACGCTGGGAGGTATTTTTGAGGTCCGGACCAATCCTCTTCCTGTAGGCCTCGGAAGCTATGTCCAGTGGGACAGCCGACTGGATGGAGAAATGGCGAGAGCATTGATGAGCATTCAGGCCATCAAAGGTGTCGAGGTGGGGCTGGGTTTCGAGTCGGCTCGCCGTCCGGGATCGTTTGTTCATGATCCTTTTGTTCCCGGCAGCCTGTCGGGACGTCTTGAGAGAACGAGAAACCACGCCGGAGGACTGGAAGGCGGCGTGACAAACGGACAAGCCCTGTGGGTCAGGGCAGCAATGAAACCGATTTCGACCCTTTACTCTCCACTCCCTTCGGTCGATATCCGGGATGGTACCCCTGCTCCCGCCAGTGTGGAACGGTCGGATATCTGTGCGGTTCCGGCGGCTTCTGTTGTGGGAGAGGCAATGGTGTGCCTGACACTGGCCCGGGCAGCTTCGGAAAAGTTCGGAGGGGATTCCGTCGAGGAGGTTCTGGCCCATTACCAGGCAACATCCTCACTGAAAAGGGAATGGGAAAACAGATCGGAGAGAAATGACCGATAG
- a CDS encoding shikimate kinase: MTDSGDPSPSSSILLVGSRGAGKTTIGHALARTLDLPFYDTDRLVEERLGESIPTFWAREGEEAFRQIEGLVVESLPGLPRAVIATGGGIVLRPENRKNLQSVGRVFYIRLRPETLIPRLQNSWGSRPRLMQEVPLEEEVRQVMLIREPLYLEAAHHVIDADGFGIFQVVQVIQKYLEEKCDG; encoded by the coding sequence ATGACCGATAGTGGAGACCCCTCCCCTTCCTCTTCGATCCTCCTTGTCGGTTCCAGGGGGGCGGGGAAGACGACGATCGGGCATGCACTCGCACGGACACTGGATCTTCCCTTTTACGATACAGACCGGCTGGTGGAAGAACGTCTGGGGGAATCGATTCCGACGTTCTGGGCCAGGGAAGGGGAAGAAGCCTTTCGCCAGATCGAGGGGCTTGTCGTGGAAAGCCTTCCTGGGTTGCCCCGGGCAGTGATCGCAACGGGGGGAGGCATTGTTCTACGACCTGAAAACAGGAAGAATCTTCAGTCTGTCGGACGGGTTTTTTACATCCGTCTTCGTCCGGAAACGCTGATCCCCAGACTCCAGAACTCCTGGGGCTCCCGGCCGAGGCTGATGCAGGAGGTCCCCCTGGAAGAGGAGGTCCGCCAGGTGATGCTCATTCGGGAGCCTCTCTATCTTGAGGCCGCGCATCATGTGATCGATGCGGACGGGTTTGGCATTTTTCAGGTCGTCCAGGTGATCCAGAAGTATCTTGAAGAGAAGTGCGATGGATGA
- the aroB gene encoding 3-dehydroquinate synthase, with amino-acid sequence MQFREIMVSSRSGPYPIRVGTGIRKKFPEWLAEMGFPFTRKVALLSNRTIRPLHADTISASLETHGFPVANFDFSDGEAYKTLDSVRDCLDWLLAMKWERQNPILALGGGVVGDMGGFIASILLRGVPLVHIPTTVVGQVDSSIGGKTGVDHRAGKNLIGSFYPPRSVWIDPFFLETLPLRERRSGLGEVIKYALIGNPKLLRFLDDNLEALSGESFDRGVWEETIFLCAADKARIVSEDERESGVRMNLNFGHTFGHALEGAMGYQGILHGEAVGLGMIAAARVSRALKMTGEETEETIRTYLKRAHLPDQWPEGIRFSDLEPFLKSDKKTSSGLVTLVLPVRPGEVVRTRDYEPSVLGSAIV; translated from the coding sequence GTGCAGTTTCGTGAGATAATGGTCTCATCCCGTTCGGGTCCCTATCCGATCCGGGTGGGAACCGGGATCCGGAAAAAGTTTCCGGAATGGCTGGCCGAAATGGGGTTCCCTTTCACGCGAAAGGTTGCCCTCCTATCGAACAGGACGATTCGTCCTCTTCATGCGGACACCATTTCGGCCTCTCTGGAAACCCATGGTTTCCCGGTGGCGAACTTCGATTTTTCCGACGGGGAGGCTTATAAAACGCTGGATTCCGTTCGGGACTGTCTGGATTGGCTGTTGGCGATGAAGTGGGAACGGCAGAATCCCATTCTCGCCCTTGGGGGTGGAGTGGTGGGGGATATGGGAGGATTTATCGCTTCCATCCTTCTCCGCGGTGTTCCGCTTGTGCACATTCCGACGACAGTGGTGGGGCAAGTCGACTCATCGATCGGTGGAAAAACAGGAGTTGATCACCGTGCAGGAAAGAATCTTATTGGCTCCTTTTATCCCCCTCGGTCTGTCTGGATAGACCCGTTTTTCCTGGAAACCTTGCCGCTTCGGGAGAGACGATCAGGACTAGGGGAAGTGATCAAATATGCCCTGATCGGGAATCCGAAGCTTCTCCGGTTCCTGGACGACAATCTGGAGGCACTTTCCGGCGAATCCTTTGATCGGGGAGTCTGGGAGGAAACCATCTTTCTGTGTGCTGCGGACAAGGCACGGATCGTTTCCGAAGACGAACGCGAATCCGGGGTCCGGATGAATCTGAATTTTGGCCATACATTTGGACATGCCCTGGAAGGGGCCATGGGGTATCAAGGAATTCTTCACGGAGAGGCTGTCGGTCTGGGAATGATTGCAGCGGCCCGCGTTTCCAGAGCACTGAAAATGACAGGAGAGGAGACGGAGGAAACTATCCGCACGTATTTGAAGAGAGCCCATCTTCCGGACCAGTGGCCGGAAGGAATCCGCTTTTCTGATCTGGAGCCATTTCTCAAAAGCGACAAGAAGACCTCTTCAGGCCTTGTGACCCTTGTGCTTCCGGTACGTCCGGGTGAGGTTGTCCGTACGCGCGATTATGAACCATCCGTCTTGGGATCGGCGATCGTCTGA
- a CDS encoding GAF and ANTAR domain-containing protein, which translates to MENNPSLMEKDPLLKELGLLRGLLRMMHNDVALEETLGQALRLSRDILPFDCAFIYFLDGEGHDLVLRATSNIYPHAVGQVVLRMGEGVTGWVAREMSPVIISEKAWMDPRFKMFQIFEEEQYEAFLSVPLVVKDILLGVVNFQFRKAYVPSDEDLELVTLLTQELSLVIHHLLLFEDARKKARQIEALSQVSQSIASNRYLEEILHLIVTVTAEMTNSNLCSIMIHDPEEGLVIRATQTLSQEYRNKPPIKIGESISGIVFRDATPIQVEDVQKDPRYSFKDLARKENLVSLLSVPMMIKSRAIGVINVYTSQPHLFSQDEIKVLQSVANQAAIAWENTGLLQRNLEMEEALESRKKIDRAKAILMKANRISEDEAYRLLQKKSMNIRKSMKEIAEAILLAHDMKIDS; encoded by the coding sequence ATGGAAAACAATCCCTCCTTGATGGAAAAAGACCCTTTGCTCAAAGAGCTGGGACTGCTTCGGGGGCTACTCCGTATGATGCACAATGACGTTGCCCTGGAAGAGACTCTGGGCCAGGCGCTCAGGCTTTCGCGGGATATCCTCCCCTTCGACTGTGCGTTTATCTACTTTCTGGATGGGGAAGGGCACGATCTGGTTCTGAGAGCCACATCCAACATTTACCCCCATGCCGTGGGACAGGTTGTTCTTCGCATGGGTGAAGGTGTCACCGGCTGGGTCGCCCGGGAGATGTCTCCGGTCATCATCTCGGAAAAAGCCTGGATGGACCCCCGTTTCAAGATGTTCCAGATTTTTGAGGAAGAACAGTACGAAGCTTTTCTTTCGGTACCCCTTGTTGTCAAGGATATCTTGCTGGGTGTTGTGAATTTTCAGTTCCGGAAGGCCTATGTCCCTTCAGATGAGGACCTGGAGCTTGTAACCCTTCTGACCCAGGAGCTTTCTCTTGTCATCCATCATCTTCTCCTGTTTGAAGACGCGCGAAAGAAAGCCCGTCAAATCGAAGCCCTCTCCCAGGTCAGCCAGTCTATCGCATCAAACCGGTATCTGGAGGAAATCCTCCACCTGATCGTCACCGTGACGGCCGAGATGACAAACTCCAATTTGTGCTCGATCATGATCCATGATCCGGAAGAGGGATTGGTTATTCGTGCCACCCAGACCCTTTCCCAGGAATACCGGAACAAGCCGCCGATCAAGATCGGAGAGAGTATTTCGGGAATCGTGTTCCGCGATGCGACGCCGATTCAGGTCGAAGATGTCCAGAAGGACCCGCGGTATTCCTTCAAGGATCTGGCCCGGAAGGAAAATCTTGTTTCCCTCCTGTCCGTGCCGATGATGATCAAATCCCGGGCCATTGGTGTGATCAATGTCTACACCAGCCAGCCCCATCTGTTTTCCCAGGACGAAATCAAGGTTCTGCAGAGCGTTGCCAATCAGGCTGCCATTGCCTGGGAAAACACCGGCCTGCTCCAGCGGAACCTGGAAATGGAGGAAGCGCTGGAAAGCCGGAAAAAGATTGACCGGGCCAAGGCGATTCTGATGAAAGCCAATCGGATATCGGAAGACGAGGCGTACCGTCTTCTGCAGAAAAAAAGCATGAATATCCGAAAATCCATGAAAGAGATTGCAGAAGCGATTCTTCTGGCCCACGATATGAAAATCGATTCCTGA
- a CDS encoding GNAT family N-acetyltransferase: protein MKSLRESLKIARPVITSCDREALVGIARTLTDFTDVASLAGLAVDLVYQKKGIGRELLRRTRLCLESSCTLVLIAALAADSCYAVSGSRRIRGGRVLKGE from the coding sequence TTGAAATCTTTGAGGGAATCCCTGAAAATCGCCAGACCTGTGATCACCTCCTGTGACCGGGAAGCTCTTGTCGGCATTGCACGGACATTGACCGACTTCACTGATGTCGCCTCTCTGGCAGGCCTTGCCGTCGACCTCGTCTATCAGAAAAAAGGAATCGGAAGGGAGCTTCTCCGAAGAACACGACTTTGTCTGGAGTCTTCGTGCACGCTTGTACTGATTGCGGCCCTGGCCGCCGATTCTTGCTATGCGGTCTCGGGTTCGCGTCGAATCCGGGGGGGACGGGTTTTGAAAGGGGAGTGA
- the queF gene encoding preQ(1) synthase, which produces MPSFKKEKKSATKTIPKKTPYGETAIQQNQLEKWPAPESTVPLEIRISYPEFTCLCPRSGYPDFATIHLRYRPSGFIVELKSFKLYLNSFRNRAISHEETAATLFRDLENLLKPEFLEIVADFNVRGNVKTVITLHSGMGKTPEKDRPL; this is translated from the coding sequence ATGCCCTCTTTCAAAAAAGAGAAAAAATCCGCCACAAAAACAATCCCGAAAAAGACCCCATACGGGGAAACGGCGATCCAGCAAAACCAGCTCGAGAAATGGCCTGCCCCGGAATCAACTGTCCCGCTCGAAATCCGGATCTCCTATCCGGAATTCACCTGTCTTTGTCCACGGTCGGGATACCCGGACTTCGCCACGATTCATCTCCGCTACCGTCCTTCAGGCTTCATTGTGGAGCTCAAGTCCTTCAAACTTTACCTGAACAGTTTCCGGAACCGGGCCATTTCCCACGAAGAAACGGCCGCAACACTTTTTCGGGACCTCGAAAACCTCCTCAAACCTGAATTTCTGGAAATCGTCGCCGACTTCAACGTGCGGGGAAACGTCAAGACGGTCATCACCCTCCACTCCGGCATGGGAAAAACCCCGGAAAAAGACAGGCCTTTATGA
- a CDS encoding acyl-CoA thioesterase, with product MILHEGDAIIFSMVTQTDFRVRYSETDGQRRAHHSHYPVWFEMGRADFCRQAGFDYKHLENTGFFLVVARLECQYKSPLEYDDLVRVETRLISLSRKLMTFSYRVINITQNEKLAGEGETLLVCVDREGRPASLPPDVSERLQSCMTPSKGKIHASLSGG from the coding sequence TTGATTCTCCATGAAGGCGATGCCATAATCTTTTCCATGGTGACACAGACGGATTTTCGGGTGCGCTATTCCGAAACGGATGGACAAAGAAGAGCGCACCATTCCCATTATCCCGTCTGGTTTGAAATGGGAAGGGCGGATTTCTGCCGGCAGGCCGGGTTCGACTACAAACATCTCGAGAATACCGGTTTCTTTTTGGTTGTCGCGCGTCTCGAATGCCAGTACAAGTCTCCCCTGGAATACGATGACCTCGTTCGGGTGGAAACACGCCTCATCAGCCTATCCCGAAAACTGATGACTTTTTCCTATCGTGTCATCAACATCACCCAGAACGAAAAATTGGCCGGAGAGGGAGAAACCCTTCTTGTCTGCGTTGACCGGGAAGGACGGCCCGCAAGCCTTCCTCCGGATGTCAGCGAACGTCTTCAATCCTGCATGACCCCCTCCAAGGGGAAGATACACGCATCGTTATCGGGCGGATAG
- a CDS encoding MotA/TolQ/ExbB proton channel family protein — MTLFNFLSQVSPMAEAVLSVLLFLSALSWGIVFYKLYIVSRSVKENRQFVMAFKRTDRFSRLYQEAVAYRKSTLAFIFRAGYEKVQALKDKWMVAGGKSSEMDLDVIHRTLLQASQEEQARLEAYLPVLATTANIAPFVGLLGTVWGIIHAFRDISHQASASIASVAPGIADALVTTAAGLFTAIPAVIFYNYFLQKIRQIQGVADTFTLEILNVVSEERWKD; from the coding sequence ATGACACTTTTTAACTTCCTCTCCCAGGTCAGTCCGATGGCGGAAGCTGTTCTGAGCGTCCTGCTCTTTCTTTCTGCGCTCAGTTGGGGGATCGTCTTCTACAAACTCTATATCGTCTCCCGCTCGGTCAAGGAAAACCGCCAGTTTGTCATGGCCTTCAAACGGACAGACAGGTTTTCCCGGTTATACCAGGAAGCGGTCGCATACAGAAAATCCACTCTCGCATTTATTTTTCGTGCTGGCTATGAAAAGGTCCAGGCTTTGAAGGACAAGTGGATGGTTGCCGGAGGAAAAAGCTCGGAAATGGATCTCGACGTGATCCATCGGACGCTCCTCCAGGCCTCCCAGGAAGAACAGGCCCGTCTTGAGGCCTACCTCCCCGTTCTGGCGACGACAGCCAACATCGCTCCGTTTGTCGGACTTTTGGGAACGGTGTGGGGGATCATTCATGCTTTCCGGGACATCAGTCACCAGGCCTCGGCCAGCATTGCTTCGGTTGCTCCTGGCATTGCGGATGCTCTGGTCACGACGGCAGCAGGATTGTTCACGGCTATTCCGGCTGTGATCTTCTATAATTATTTTCTTCAGAAAATTCGTCAGATTCAGGGGGTGGCGGATACCTTTACCCTCGAAATCCTGAACGTTGTTTCTGAAGAGCGATGGAAGGATTGA
- a CDS encoding ExbD/TolR family protein, protein MKLSPKSSRHDMLSEINMVPFIDVVLVLLIIFMLATPLLYRGLKINLPKTATNSLKKPIPKVVVSINHKGTVYVGGHKVDWQDLRPMLSAYYKKDKRVVVYLKADRKVDYGVVVHLMDIVKQAGIDRLGMITMPTPQTTE, encoded by the coding sequence ATGAAGCTTTCCCCAAAATCATCCCGCCACGACATGTTGTCCGAAATCAACATGGTTCCCTTTATCGATGTCGTTCTGGTTCTTCTGATTATTTTCATGCTTGCGACACCACTTTTGTATCGGGGGCTCAAAATCAATCTCCCGAAAACGGCAACCAACAGTCTCAAGAAACCGATTCCCAAGGTTGTTGTATCAATCAACCACAAGGGAACTGTTTATGTCGGTGGCCACAAGGTAGACTGGCAGGACCTTCGTCCCATGCTTTCTGCCTACTACAAGAAAGACAAGCGGGTGGTGGTCTATCTGAAGGCAGACCGGAAAGTCGATTATGGTGTCGTCGTGCACCTGATGGATATCGTGAAGCAGGCGGGTATCGACAGGTTGGGCATGATCACCATGCCGACTCCCCAGACGACGGAGTAG